One stretch of Gammaproteobacteria bacterium DNA includes these proteins:
- a CDS encoding putative Histidine kinase (Evidence 3 : Putative function from multiple computational evidences), whose amino-acid sequence MLIHLPAPLRRISPRWPLVMAVAFGLYSAALLTYSISAWRQIKEDANNFLVADSKRRAVTLGDLALELRDNALGYTNLPEMYTYLTNRDLGMSPRYGLNYSIQMIKERFTSRAVQDAQRWGTNPPRIIYFLETGAPLVDTGPPDAPFDFVASLDEQVKLLIDPAHGWVLAVAQVDFKERREGRVVVATPIEVLYRNLLLRSESATGYRELLLTNDSTVLPTRVPNTMQSEWLTQLLPNSVTPVDAEGELFAIMTPVPGLALRLMTLVPHERAYGHIVSASVLWVAAVVPLLMLFVAFRLDRLRMQTERLQVAMAASERERLRAEIRNYELAEEIQRRETLEAHLKERTEQLEAIFTLSSDGFVTFGPTHRASYISPGFWKITGLADAISVGLTFDDFIERIAAHCATGSLEPLRGGHGSGQTRIELRQPGSPVLTVAVRFGAGDVVAEILYFRDITHETAVERIKNEFLAMAAHELRTPMASIYGFTEVLLSQDLSAEIRELLEIIFHSSELVITIINELLDLARIEARQGKDFHLERIDARALVDEIVIHFKVPAGSTSPLKSVMELDHYWIRADHKKLIQALGNVLSNAYKYSPHGGAVTIELLATPPRVGICITDQGIGMTPQQLNRIYERFYRADTSGKIPGAGLGMSIVKEIIELHGGVIEIVSELGIGTRVTLWLPMANTEV is encoded by the coding sequence ATGCTGATACACCTGCCTGCGCCGCTACGCCGTATTTCGCCAAGATGGCCTTTGGTGATGGCCGTGGCCTTTGGTTTATATTCGGCTGCGTTACTCACCTATTCCATTAGTGCGTGGCGGCAGATTAAGGAGGATGCCAATAATTTTCTCGTCGCAGATAGCAAACGGCGTGCTGTAACGTTGGGTGATTTGGCGCTGGAATTGCGTGACAACGCGTTGGGCTATACCAATCTCCCCGAGATGTATACCTATCTTACAAACCGTGATTTGGGTATGTCGCCACGTTATGGATTGAATTATTCAATCCAAATGATCAAGGAACGTTTCACCAGTCGTGCGGTACAGGATGCTCAACGCTGGGGTACGAATCCACCCCGGATTATTTATTTCCTAGAAACCGGTGCGCCGCTTGTCGATACGGGTCCGCCGGATGCACCATTTGATTTTGTCGCCTCTTTGGACGAACAAGTCAAATTACTGATCGATCCCGCGCATGGCTGGGTGCTGGCCGTGGCGCAGGTTGATTTTAAGGAACGACGGGAAGGACGGGTGGTCGTAGCCACACCTATTGAAGTGTTGTATCGCAACCTACTGTTGCGCTCGGAGTCTGCTACGGGCTACCGCGAATTGTTGCTGACGAACGATAGTACGGTACTGCCGACCCGCGTTCCCAATACCATGCAATCAGAATGGCTTACCCAACTGCTCCCAAACAGCGTCACACCTGTGGATGCAGAGGGCGAATTATTCGCGATTATGACGCCAGTCCCGGGCCTTGCGCTGCGCCTGATGACCCTGGTACCACACGAACGGGCTTATGGGCACATTGTTTCGGCGAGCGTGTTGTGGGTTGCCGCCGTGGTGCCGTTACTGATGCTGTTCGTGGCCTTCCGGCTGGATCGCCTACGCATGCAGACAGAGCGTTTGCAGGTGGCGATGGCCGCTTCCGAACGGGAACGACTACGGGCCGAGATTCGCAATTACGAGCTGGCGGAGGAAATCCAACGCCGCGAGACGTTGGAAGCGCATCTCAAAGAACGTACCGAACAACTCGAGGCCATTTTTACGTTAAGTTCCGATGGTTTCGTAACCTTTGGGCCAACTCATCGCGCCAGCTACATTAGTCCAGGGTTTTGGAAAATTACCGGATTGGCAGACGCGATTAGCGTTGGACTGACGTTTGACGATTTCATAGAACGGATTGCCGCGCACTGTGCCACCGGCAGCCTGGAGCCTCTCCGGGGAGGGCACGGATCGGGGCAGACCCGCATTGAACTGCGTCAACCCGGGAGTCCGGTGCTGACGGTTGCAGTCCGCTTCGGCGCGGGTGATGTGGTCGCTGAGATTTTGTATTTCCGCGACATCACTCACGAAACCGCAGTAGAACGAATCAAAAACGAATTTCTCGCCATGGCAGCCCACGAACTGCGCACCCCAATGGCCAGCATCTATGGTTTTACGGAAGTCTTGTTAAGCCAGGATCTCTCTGCGGAAATACGGGAATTACTTGAAATCATTTTTCATAGTTCCGAATTGGTCATCACCATCATCAACGAATTGCTCGATTTGGCCCGCATTGAGGCGCGACAGGGCAAAGATTTTCATCTAGAGCGTATCGATGCCCGCGCCCTGGTGGACGAAATCGTCATCCATTTCAAGGTACCAGCAGGCAGCACTTCGCCGCTTAAATCTGTGATGGAGCTTGATCATTATTGGATCCGTGCGGACCACAAAAAGTTGATCCAAGCGCTTGGCAACGTGCTCTCTAACGCCTACAAGTATTCGCCGCATGGCGGCGCAGTGACCATTGAACTGCTCGCGACTCCGCCCCGGGTTGGTATCTGTATCACCGATCAAGGCATCGGGATGACGCCACAACAACTTAACAGGATCTATGAACGTTTTTATCGCGCCGATACATCAGGAAAAATTCCTGGTGCCGGGTTGGGAATGAGTATCGTCAAAGAAATCATCGAACTCCATGGTGGGGTGATAGAAATTGTCAGCGAGTTGGGTATTGGTACCCGTGTAACATTGTGGCTACCCATGGCCAACACTGAAGTCTAA
- a CDS encoding hypothetical protein (Evidence 5 : Unknown function) → MGMETFAREKEEWFRQFLLLPSDIPSHDTLSDVIGRLAPGAFAEVFLPWTQTAVPRMVDEQICLDGKTLRGSRSNIARLPWR, encoded by the coding sequence GTGGGAATGGAAACCTTCGCCCGCGAAAAAGAGGAATGGTTCCGACAATTCCTGTTGCTGCCCAGCGACATCCCTTCGCACGACACACTCAGTGACGTCATCGGGCGTTTGGCCCCCGGTGCCTTCGCGGAGGTGTTCCTGCCGTGGACACAAACGGCCGTGCCGCGCATGGTGGACGAACAGATCTGCCTGGACGGCAAAACCCTACGTGGTAGCCGAAGCAACATAGCGCGATTGCCCTGGAGATGA
- a CDS encoding hypothetical protein (Evidence 5 : Unknown function), producing MFSKIKKIFWIPFLGFIILIPVLSAGDDHDAGTEKIDEVLKDSITIESHIVQLKSFLQRNPLRVRERILLGHLYLEQDKPAAAEQEFEIARKVGADPREILPLLGYSLLAQGNALGLLERIKPPNPVPSYLRAQIALLYGQAQLMLEQFNAAVASFNEALKWGGVSNAARIGLAWTALAENDFERAEAEVTQAFAGDPRSADVWLVKAEILRLRAKPDEARDAFANVLALEPRNLSARLGKAAMELAQHQTDLAAKDLRVASQMAPRHPLVNRLNVLLAAERGNPGLEEILNFLTSVDQEKSSPTFLFALGKLMAREIKTGHHQAILFAARRLQNQAPKLALGYSMEGAVRMIQQDWDGAARALDSAYWREPSGLLAVDFYIARMNSGKEGAETILENWFSTHPDDLETRLAAAIAFQRKEQFYMAQTYYEKILKVQPNHFVALNNLAWLYFIKHDPRAIAFAERAYQITPNNSQVLDTYHQILLSKNNLQRAIIPLR from the coding sequence ATGTTTTCAAAAATTAAAAAAATTTTTTGGATTCCCTTCCTTGGTTTCATCATATTGATTCCGGTCCTCAGTGCAGGAGATGATCATGATGCTGGCACGGAAAAAATCGATGAAGTATTGAAAGATTCCATAACCATAGAGAGCCATATTGTCCAGCTCAAATCTTTTCTTCAGCGTAACCCATTGCGAGTACGAGAGCGGATTTTGCTTGGTCATCTTTATTTAGAACAAGACAAACCAGCGGCTGCGGAACAAGAATTTGAAATTGCCCGAAAAGTAGGAGCAGATCCAAGGGAAATCCTGCCATTGCTTGGATACTCTCTTTTGGCTCAAGGTAATGCGCTTGGCTTGCTAGAAAGGATTAAGCCACCCAATCCGGTTCCATCTTACTTGCGGGCGCAAATAGCCTTGCTATATGGTCAGGCCCAACTTATGTTGGAACAATTCAACGCAGCGGTAGCGAGTTTCAACGAAGCGCTAAAATGGGGCGGCGTGTCGAATGCTGCGCGCATCGGTTTGGCGTGGACAGCATTGGCGGAAAATGACTTTGAAAGGGCTGAAGCCGAAGTGACTCAGGCATTCGCTGGTGACCCCCGCTCCGCCGATGTCTGGTTGGTTAAAGCGGAAATTTTGCGTTTACGCGCTAAACCAGATGAAGCGCGAGATGCCTTCGCCAATGTCCTCGCTCTTGAACCACGTAATCTTTCGGCGCGTCTCGGCAAGGCGGCCATGGAGTTGGCTCAACACCAAACCGATTTAGCGGCTAAAGATTTGCGCGTCGCATCTCAAATGGCACCACGACACCCTCTGGTCAATCGGTTGAATGTACTGCTCGCAGCCGAGCGTGGCAATCCTGGCTTGGAGGAAATCCTCAATTTCCTTACGAGCGTAGATCAAGAGAAATCTTCTCCCACATTTCTTTTCGCGCTAGGTAAGTTGATGGCGCGAGAAATCAAGACCGGACATCATCAAGCAATATTATTCGCCGCACGTCGCCTTCAGAATCAAGCGCCAAAGTTAGCCCTGGGTTACTCAATGGAAGGAGCGGTACGAATGATTCAACAAGATTGGGATGGCGCTGCCCGTGCCCTGGACTCGGCCTACTGGCGAGAACCCAGTGGCCTGCTCGCGGTGGATTTTTATATTGCGCGGATGAATAGCGGGAAGGAGGGTGCGGAAACAATCCTGGAAAATTGGTTTTCCACGCATCCCGACGACCTTGAAACTCGACTGGCGGCGGCAATTGCTTTCCAGCGTAAAGAACAGTTCTACATGGCCCAAACTTATTATGAAAAAATATTGAAAGTTCAACCGAATCATTTCGTTGCATTAAATAATTTAGCGTGGCTTTATTTTATAAAGCATGATCCACGGGCAATAGCATTCGCGGAACGCGCATATCAAATTACACCAAATAATTCGCAAGTCTTAGATACTTATCACCAAATTTTGTTAAGCAAAAATAATTTACAACGTGCAATTATTCCATTGCGATAA